A DNA window from Panthera tigris isolate Pti1 chromosome X, P.tigris_Pti1_mat1.1, whole genome shotgun sequence contains the following coding sequences:
- the PWWP3B gene encoding PWWP domain-containing DNA repair factor 3B has product MDAEYVLCNWKDQLWPAKVLSRYETSLNSKRKKTFSLEVQILSLDEKIKVESTETKILNKSQIEAIASSLAAQSEVSTPPREETAYERSLKVALDILNERIYLSQASSSYDKATTTLSQNDPQKLSDSPPHKKYRKHEGDLSECLEESENATSSLVSLENNDSLYDDKSQVHATIDTLPSEMETKSSENSSWCQRFPSLSEDDDEKESKKKIDISTVMPLHSTIKEEDVCVKDEKFTPTLPLDTLTVPKALKEEAQDICPETQAISSECSSFSENIEDPGEGPSNPCSDTSQNQPVESEASAVTSPRHCSWECQVSFSASNNVLDYSLLLVNNERNPQRLDFEELGEDLQASDKSVNLNPIDTSIVDENEEDEELPRFVFNYEPRSFETGMIVWFKYQKYPFWPAVVKSIRRKERKASVLFVEANMNPEKRGIRVPFRKLKKFDCKEKQALVDKAREEYSESIDWCISLICDYRVRLGCGSFAGSFLEYYAADISYPIRKVIKQDTFRNLFPKLHNENPVEQMVVTSQTKKMSFQKILPDRMKAARDRANKNLVDFIVNAKGTENHLLAILKGTKGSRWLKSFLNANRFTPCIETYFEDEDQLDEVVKYLQEIYKQIDERMLTLIRDDKIKFILEVLLPEAIICSISAVDGLDYKAAEAKYLKGPSLGYRERELFDAKILFEKRRKPLTNESH; this is encoded by the coding sequence ATGGATGCTGAGTATGTCCTGTGCAACTGGAAAGACCAGTTATGGCCGGCAAAAGTTTTGTCTAGATATGAGACTTCattaaacagtaaaagaaaaaagacattttccctAGAAGTTCAAATACTCTCACtagatgaaaaaattaaagtggaaagCACGGAAACAAAGATTCTAAATAAATCTCAAATTGAAGCCATTGCCTCCTCACTAGCAGCACAGTCAGAAGTCAGCACTCCACCTAGAGAGGAAACAGCCTATGAAAGGTCATTAAAAGTGGCACTGGATATTctgaatgaaagaatatatttgagTCAAGCAAGCAGTTCATATGACAAAGCAACCactactctgtctcaaaatgatcCACAAAAACTTTCTGATTCACCCCCTCATAAAAAGTACCGGAAGCATGAAGGAGACTTATCAGAATGTCTTGAGGAAAGTGAAAATGCAACATCCTCGTTAGTATCATTAGAGAATAATGATTCCCTGTATGATGATAAATCACAGGTGCATGCAACCATTGATACTCTTCCAAGTGAAATGGAAACAAAGTCATCAGAAAACTCCAGCTGGTGCCAGAGATTTCCTTCACTTTCAGAAGATGATgatgaaaaggaaagcaagaaaaagattGATATCTCAACAGTTATGCCTTTGCATTCCACAATCAAAGAGGAGGATGTATGTGTTAAAGATGAAAAGTTCACTCCAACTTTGCCATTAGATACACTCACTGTGCCCAAAGCTTTGAAAGAGGAGGCACAGGACATTTGCCCAGAGACCCAGGCTATTTCCTCTGAATGCTCTTCCTTCTCAGAGAATATTGAAGATCCTGGAGAGGGCCCTTCAAATCCGTGCTCAGATACCAGCCAGAATCAACCTGTAGAATCAGAAGCAAGTGCTGTGACATCCCCCAGGCATTGTTCATGGGAATGTCAAGTTTCATTTAGTGCCTCTAACAATGTCTTGGATTATTCACTCCTTCTTGtgaataatgaaagaaatccTCAGAGACTGGATTTTGAAGAACTTGGAGAAGACCTTCAAGCTTCTGATAAGTCAGTGAATCTAAATCCTATTGATACTTCCATAGTAGATGAGAATGAGGAAGATGAAGAACTTCCacgctttgtttttaattatgagCCTCGTTCATTTGAAACAGGAATGATAGTCTggtttaaatatcaaaaataccCATTTTGGCCAGCAGTGGTGAAGAGCATCAGGcgaaaggagagaaaagcaagtGTGCTTTTTGTTGAGGCAAATATGAATCCTGAAAAGAGAGGTATTAGGGTGccttttagaaaattaaagaaatttgatTGTAAAGAGAAACAAGCACTAGTGGATAAAGCCAGAGAAGAATACAGTGAAAGTATTGACTGGTGCATCTCGCTGATTTGTGACTACAGAGTAAGACTAGGTTGTGGTTCTTTTGCAGGCTCTTTCCTTGAGTATTATGCTGCTGATATTAGTTATCCGATTAGGAAAGTAATCAAACAGGATACCTTCAGGAACTTATTTCCTAAGCTTCATAATGAGAATCCTGTGGAACAGATGGTTGTGACTTCCCAGACCAAGAAAATGTCCTTCCAGAAAATTCTTCCTGACCGAATGAAGGCTGCTCGGGACCGAGCCAACAAGAACTTAGTGGACTTCATTGTGAATGCAAAGGGAACAGAGAACCATCTTCTAGCCATTTTAAAAGGTACAAAAGGATCCAGGTGGCTGAAATCATTTTTGAATGCAAATAGGTTCACTCCCTGTATTGAAACATACTTTGAGGATGAAGATCAGTTGGATGAGGTGGTGAAATATTTACAAGAAATCTACAAACAAATAGATGAAAGAATGCTGACTCTGATAAGagatgataaaattaaatttatcctGGAAGTTCTTCTGCCAGAAGCTATCATTTGTTCAATTTCTGCTGTTGATGGATTAGATTACAAGGCAGCTGAAGCAAAGTATCTAAAGGGACCATCCCTAGGATACAGGGAAAGAGAATTATTTGATGCAAAAATCTTATTTGAAAAGAGACGGAAACCATTAACAAATGAGTCTCATTAA